Below is a genomic region from Nocardioides panacis.
AGGGGGCGGAAGCCGCCCCGCAGCTGTAACGCGGGGTTATGGACGCTCCACCCGAGGTACGACGGGCGCGAACCGTCCACCGCACGTGCACAGCCGGCCGTCCCGCACCCCCGACCCGCCTCGGCCGGTTTTCCTCCCCAGGGCGCGACCGGCGCGGTTCGTCCACCGGCTCGGCGCCGGACCGGCCTCGGACGGCCGGAACCGTCCGAGGCTGCTGGTATGCGCCCCGAGCTCCGAGCCGTCGCCGCCCGTCACGGCGGGGTCTTCCGCCGCTCCGAGGCCGTCGCCTGCGGCTGCACCGAGCGCGAGATGAAGACGGCGACCGGTCCGGGCGGCTCCTGGGTCGTCGTCCGCCGGGGTTGCTACGCCGAGCGCGCGCTGTGGGAGCGGCTCGACGACGAGGGCCGCTACGCCCTACGGGTGCGCGCGGCCGCCCTCGCCCAGGCCCGCCACGGCGTGCCGTCGCACGGCTCGGCGGCGGTGCTGCTCGGGATGCCCACCCGGCCCCGGTGGCGCGAGCTGGTGCACGTCACCCGCCCCGGCGTCACCGGCTCCCGGACCGAGAACGGCGTCAAGCACCACCTCGCGGCGTACGGCGAGACGGACCTGGCCACCGCGGACGGCCGGCGCGTGCTCGCGCTGGCCCGGACCGCGGTCGACCTCGCCCGTGAGCACGGCTTCGAGGACGGGGTGGTGGCGTGCGACGCCGCGCTGCGGATGGGGGTCTCGCGCCCGGCACTGGCCGCGGCGCTGCTGCCGATGACGTACTGGCCGCACGTCACCCGGGCCCGCGCGGCGGTCGAGGCGGCCGACGGCGGCGCCCAGAACGTCGGCGAGTCGCTGCTGCGGCTGATGGTGCTCGAGCTCGGCATCGGCCGTCCCGAGACCCAGTACGTCGTCACCGAGGGCTCGCGCCGGGCCGAGGTGGACCTGCGGGTCGGGCGGCACCTGTTCGAGTTCGACGGGCGGGTGAAGTACGTCGACCGGGAGCACGGCGGGGTCGCCGACCGGCCGGTGACGCAGGTGCTGTGGGAGGAGAAGCGCCGCGAGGACTGGCTGCGCCGGGTGCACGGCGGCCACGGGATGTCCCGCGTGGTGTGGGACGAGCTGTTCGGGGAGGCGCGCCGTCGCACGTTGAGACGCCTCCGCGAGGAGTACCGCCACACGGAGCAGCGATTCGGCCGCTGAGGCCGTTCCTCGCGAGTGGTCTGGACGGTTCGCACGCGTCATACCGTGGGTGGAGCGTCCATAACCCCGCGTTACAAGGGTGGGGCCACGCAGCGGAGCGCCGGAATCGTCCCCTGCTGCGATTCCGACGCTCCGACGTGAAGGGGCCGGCCCGGGGATCCTCGGATTCCCCCCGAACGGAGGACCACCCGGTCGGCCACTGGGAAAACCTTCTCAGCAAACGACCAGGATCCCGTGACCGTTTGATGCCACTGACACTAACCTGTCAGCATGACCTCCCTGCCGCTCTCCTCCGACGAGATGTCCACCCTCGGGGTGCTCGGTTTCAGCGCCCCGCAGGAGGAGATCTACCGGCTGCTGCTGCGGCACTCGGGCAGCACCCTGGCCGAGCTCGGCGCCCTGGTCGGGCTGCCTCCCGACGAGCTGCGCGACACGGTGGCCCGCTTCGCCGGGGCCGGCGTCGTCGACCTGCGGGGGGACGTGGTGCTGGCGCGGCCGCCGGCCGAGGCGATCTCCCGCCTGGTCACCGAGGAGACCCGGCGGCTGCAGAGCCGGGGGGCCCAGCTCGAGGCGGTCCGGCGGATGCTGCCGTCGCTGAGCGCCGAGCACCTGACCGCCTCGGCGCCCAAGGGCCAGCCGGTGACGCTCGAGCTGGTCGACGGCGGGGACATCGCGCAGCTGGTGCGCAGCCTCTCGGCCGCCTCGACCGGCGACCTGCTGTGGCTGCGGCCCGACGAGTGGAAGCTGCCGGAGGGGGTGCAGGTCGACGACTGGGTCAAGGACCTGATGCGCACCGGCCGGCGGTCCCGGGCGATCTACCCGGCCCGGGTGCTCGAGGAGGCCCCGGACATGATCCGCAGCCGTGCGGAGGCGGGGGAGCACGTGCGGATCCTCGCGGAGGTGCCGTGCCGGCTGGCGATCATGGGCAGCTCGGCGGCGCTGGTGACCGAGCGGTTCGGGAAGCCCTCGCAGCGCCGGCTGGTGATCCGCCAGCACTCGCTGATCGGGTCGCTGACCCTCCTGTTCGAGAGCCTGTGGGAGAAGGCGATGGCCGTGCCCGGCCTGGACGGTCAGCGCCCCGCGGAGGGGGCCAGCGACCAGCGGCTGCTGCTCGGCCAGCTCGCCGGCGGCGCCAAGGACGAGCAGATCGCGCGGGCGCTCGGCCTCAGCGTGCGCACGGTACGGCGCCGGGTGGCCGAGCTGCTCGGCGAGCTGGGCGCCGACTCGCGGTTCCAGGCCGGCGTCGAGGCGGTCCGGCGCGGCTGGATCTAGGCCGGCGGCAGCGGCATGGAGAACGCCGCGGGCTCGACGTGCCAGGTGCGGTTCCGCTCGGGGCCGTAGAGCTCGCCGTCGGCGCTGCAGTAGAAGTCCTGCCCGGAGACGCTGACCCGGTTCGCGCGCAGGTAGAGCACGTCGTCGCGCTCGTGGTGCGTGCCGAGGCGGAACCGGACGGCGTACCCGACCTTGGCCCACAGCGACGTCGAGTAGGAGACCATCACGTCGAGCTTGCCGTCCTCGGGCGTCGCCTCCGGGGTGATCGCGGCGCCACCTCCGACCCGGGAGCCGTTGCCGATCGCGACCATCAGGATCGGGTGCGCGAAGTCCGCCACCACGTGGTCGTCGACCTCGATCCGGAGCCGCACGAACGGCGGCTTCCACGGCGGCCTTGAGCGCGCCCAGCACGTAGCCG
It encodes:
- a CDS encoding helix-turn-helix transcriptional regulator, with translation MTSLPLSSDEMSTLGVLGFSAPQEEIYRLLLRHSGSTLAELGALVGLPPDELRDTVARFAGAGVVDLRGDVVLARPPAEAISRLVTEETRRLQSRGAQLEAVRRMLPSLSAEHLTASAPKGQPVTLELVDGGDIAQLVRSLSAASTGDLLWLRPDEWKLPEGVQVDDWVKDLMRTGRRSRAIYPARVLEEAPDMIRSRAEAGEHVRILAEVPCRLAIMGSSAALVTERFGKPSQRRLVIRQHSLIGSLTLLFESLWEKAMAVPGLDGQRPAEGASDQRLLLGQLAGGAKDEQIARALGLSVRTVRRRVAELLGELGADSRFQAGVEAVRRGWI
- a CDS encoding diacylglycerol/lipid kinase family protein codes for the protein MRLRIEVDDHVVADFAHPILMVAIGNGSRVGGGAAITPEATPEDGKLDVMVSYSTSLWAKVGYAVRFRLGTHHERDDVLYLRANRVSVSGQDFYCSADGELYGPERNRTWHVEPAAFSMPLPPA